A single window of Granulicella mallensis MP5ACTX8 DNA harbors:
- a CDS encoding alpha-galactosidase, whose translation MKDRSKTKWGLIACAFLVSTSLCASTVVAQTAPATTQYDASSRVFRIDAADSTYVLGINENGQLQTLYWGKRLTANDPFPAAKATSGGGFDLSTSNTPQEFVSWGGGLTVEPDLKITFPDGNRDVVLKYVSHRIDGNMLSVVMKDISREVYVTLEYQPDAETGILRRSATIENRTDAPFTIEQVAAGTWNLPHGTDYRLRYLTGGWAAEWNLQERPIQPGKTILESRRGTTGAQNNPWFAIDHNVSADQDEGSVWFGALGWSGSWQIAIEQDMKQQVRVTGGPNAFDFGYLLKKGEKFTTPYFYGGYSAHGIGGASRLLHRFEIDSLLPHHPTPKLRPVLYNSWEATGFDVDEPGQIALAEKAASLGVERFVMDDGWFGGRKNDHAGLGDWYVNPQKFPHGLKPLIDKVHSLNMDFGLWVEPEMVNPDSDLYRKHPDWVLNFPGRPRTEGRNQLVLNLARPDVRAYVYGFLDKLLKENDISFLKWDYNRNWSEPGWPAVPQDQEKNVYVDFTRNFYSILAELRQNHPNVEIESCSGGGSRVDLGVMQYTDEVWPSDNTDAYDRLQIQNGFSYPYTPGVMMAWVTESPTWVNNRTLSLEYRFLSSMQGSLGIGANLNKWTPEELTKATQMVTQYKSIRETVQRGELYRLITPENNSEQSVTETVSRDGKQAVTFAFLHSSTEYSSFPRIFLRGLDENAMYSAHAFAGKLAGDTPAQASGAYWMHHGLDLDLRGDFQAAAFTLTRSN comes from the coding sequence ATGAAAGACCGATCGAAGACGAAATGGGGCCTGATCGCCTGTGCATTTCTTGTTTCAACTAGCCTTTGCGCCTCAACCGTAGTGGCCCAGACGGCGCCAGCCACCACCCAATACGACGCCTCGTCACGGGTCTTTCGTATCGATGCCGCGGACAGCACGTACGTCCTCGGCATCAACGAAAACGGTCAACTGCAGACACTCTACTGGGGAAAGCGGCTCACCGCGAACGATCCCTTTCCAGCCGCGAAAGCTACGTCCGGTGGGGGCTTCGATCTCTCGACCTCCAACACGCCCCAGGAGTTTGTTAGCTGGGGCGGAGGTCTCACCGTTGAGCCCGATCTGAAGATCACCTTTCCGGACGGCAATCGCGACGTGGTGCTGAAGTATGTCTCGCACCGCATCGACGGCAATATGCTCTCGGTTGTCATGAAGGACATCTCACGCGAAGTCTATGTCACGCTCGAGTATCAGCCTGACGCGGAGACCGGCATCCTGCGGCGCTCAGCCACCATCGAGAATCGTACCGATGCGCCGTTCACGATCGAGCAGGTTGCCGCAGGCACGTGGAACCTGCCGCACGGCACCGACTACCGGCTGCGCTATCTCACCGGCGGCTGGGCCGCCGAGTGGAATCTCCAGGAGCGACCCATTCAGCCCGGCAAGACCATTCTTGAAAGCCGCCGCGGCACCACGGGGGCCCAGAACAATCCGTGGTTTGCTATCGACCACAATGTCAGCGCGGACCAGGACGAGGGCAGCGTGTGGTTTGGCGCGCTCGGCTGGAGCGGCTCGTGGCAGATTGCGATCGAACAGGATATGAAGCAGCAGGTGCGCGTAACCGGCGGCCCCAATGCCTTCGACTTCGGATACCTGCTGAAGAAGGGCGAGAAGTTCACCACACCCTACTTCTATGGCGGTTACTCGGCTCATGGAATCGGTGGCGCCTCTCGCTTGCTGCACCGCTTTGAGATCGATTCCCTGCTGCCGCATCATCCCACGCCGAAGCTGCGTCCTGTGCTCTACAACTCATGGGAGGCCACCGGCTTCGACGTTGACGAGCCAGGACAGATCGCGCTTGCAGAAAAGGCTGCGAGCCTTGGTGTAGAGCGCTTCGTGATGGACGACGGCTGGTTCGGCGGACGCAAGAACGATCACGCGGGACTGGGCGACTGGTATGTGAACCCGCAGAAGTTTCCGCACGGCCTCAAGCCGCTGATCGACAAAGTGCACTCACTCAACATGGACTTCGGCCTATGGGTCGAACCCGAGATGGTCAACCCGGACAGCGACCTCTATCGCAAGCATCCGGACTGGGTGCTGAACTTCCCCGGCCGCCCACGCACCGAGGGACGCAACCAGCTCGTGTTGAATCTCGCCCGGCCTGACGTGCGGGCGTATGTCTACGGCTTTCTCGACAAGCTGCTCAAGGAAAATGACATCTCTTTTCTCAAGTGGGACTACAACCGCAACTGGTCCGAACCCGGCTGGCCCGCTGTTCCGCAGGACCAGGAGAAGAATGTCTATGTCGACTTCACTCGTAACTTCTACTCGATCCTTGCGGAGTTGCGGCAGAATCATCCGAACGTAGAGATCGAGTCCTGCTCCGGCGGAGGCAGCCGCGTCGACCTGGGTGTGATGCAGTACACCGACGAGGTCTGGCCCTCCGACAACACCGATGCCTACGACCGTCTGCAGATCCAGAATGGCTTCAGCTATCCGTATACGCCGGGAGTCATGATGGCCTGGGTGACGGAGTCTCCCACCTGGGTGAACAACCGCACGCTCTCGCTGGAGTATCGGTTCCTCTCCTCGATGCAGGGCTCACTCGGCATCGGAGCCAACCTCAACAAGTGGACTCCCGAAGAGCTCACGAAGGCCACGCAGATGGTGACGCAGTACAAATCCATTCGCGAAACAGTGCAGCGCGGAGAGCTCTATCGCCTGATCACGCCCGAGAACAACAGCGAGCAATCCGTCACGGAGACCGTCTCACGCGATGGAAAGCAGGCGGTCACCTTTGCGTTTCTTCACTCCAGCACCGAGTACTCATCCTTCCCGCGCATTTTCCTGCGTGGACTCGATGAGAACGCGATGTACAGCGCTCATGCGTTCGCAGGCAAGCTGGCTGGCGATACTCCTGCCCAAGCCAGCGGCGCGTACTGGATGCACCACGGCCTCGATCTCGATCTGCGTGGCGACTTTCAGGCAGCGGCGTTTACGCTGACGCGGAGCAATTAG
- a CDS encoding DUF5107 domain-containing protein, producing the protein MVLDEIIDNKGRAEGVAAAKLELPIAPVSEQGPVKVWEEPVTMLTYTPAPPDKNPLFLEKRVYQGSSGRVYPLPVIDFIETKPHPHEWKAVHLENEFIRLMVLPEIGGRIHIGVDKRNGYDFFYRQNVIKPALVGLAGPWVSGGVEFNWPQHHRPATFMPVEVSIERDADGSVTVWCSDHDPMAHMKGMHGVCLRPGKAFLEVRVRLYNRTQDTQTFLWWANVATRVHEKYQSFFPQDVRFAADHAKRAVTEYPLSQGSYYGIDYGERARHGVPKEEEPSNFVPDGSYAPNDLSWYANIPVPTSYMIVGSRGDFFGGYDHKHHAGTVAISNHHIAPGKKQWTWGNHDFGYAWDRSLTDSDGPYVELMSGVYTDNQPDFSFLAPGETKTFSQFWYPIGDIGVPDLANLDAALRVERIDASVRVHFQVTNARPQSTIVVRLEGKEIGRWQGDLQAEEPWHHEFSTGTGTGSLQVLLEQGDDVLLRYVPAEIIPVESCDVATEPPLPEDVASNDELFLNGLHLEQYRHPTRSPETYWIEAIRRDAGDSRCNHALGRWHLRRGEFEEAEKYLRASIARLTRRNPNPYDGEPHYNLGVTLLYRQRTVEAYEALYKSTWNAAWRGPGYHRLAEIDCSRHEWKTALEHLNRSLRAEADNLNARNLKAVVLSRLGRKEEAVALLEETRALDPLDIFSRLLAKNEVPAEGQQRLDLVFDLMRASLLEEALAVLSASPSSVKDGTEALLLYAQAEVLQRLGRKQESLEIYRKAAAADSDYVFPSRLEEMLLLQNAILANPEDARAPYYLGNLLYDRRRYLEAIALWERATELDPSFPTAWRNLGFGYYNVLHDRTRALKAFESARARAPQDARILYEEDQLLKRTGESLEQRLSLLEAQRELVEKRDDLSVELASLYNSTVQPEKALAILLSRQFQPWEGGEGLVLSQYVRAYILLAQRALHAGDAQGALQSLQAAWNPPHSLSEAKHLLMNLSMIDYWLGVAYAEGGDQEKAVAHWERAANQKGDFQQMQVQSISETTYWSAMALRKLHREQDATALFHRIFDYARSLEGQTPKIDYFATSLPAMLLFDEDLKERQTITARFLKAQAMLGLGEEQKALSLLQQVQELDRSHTGAIDLVKTFTR; encoded by the coding sequence ATGGTGCTGGACGAGATCATCGACAACAAGGGGCGCGCCGAGGGTGTAGCTGCGGCAAAGCTGGAGCTGCCGATCGCGCCTGTATCTGAACAAGGCCCCGTCAAAGTGTGGGAAGAGCCGGTGACGATGCTCACCTATACTCCTGCGCCTCCGGATAAAAATCCTCTTTTCCTGGAGAAACGCGTGTACCAGGGCAGCAGCGGCCGTGTGTATCCGCTGCCCGTCATCGATTTTATTGAGACGAAACCGCATCCGCACGAGTGGAAGGCGGTCCATCTGGAGAACGAATTTATTCGCCTGATGGTATTGCCGGAGATCGGTGGCCGCATCCACATCGGAGTCGATAAGAGAAATGGCTACGACTTTTTCTATCGGCAGAATGTCATCAAGCCGGCGCTGGTCGGTCTGGCGGGGCCGTGGGTGTCGGGAGGCGTGGAGTTCAACTGGCCCCAGCACCATCGGCCGGCGACTTTTATGCCGGTCGAGGTGTCGATCGAACGCGACGCCGATGGCTCGGTGACTGTCTGGTGCTCCGATCACGATCCGATGGCGCACATGAAGGGGATGCACGGCGTGTGCCTTCGTCCCGGCAAGGCGTTTCTTGAGGTGCGCGTTCGGCTCTACAACCGTACGCAGGACACGCAGACCTTCCTGTGGTGGGCGAACGTGGCCACCCGCGTTCATGAGAAGTATCAGTCGTTCTTTCCGCAGGACGTCCGTTTTGCCGCCGACCATGCGAAGCGGGCCGTTACGGAGTATCCGCTGAGCCAGGGTTCTTACTATGGCATTGACTATGGAGAGCGCGCGCGCCATGGAGTGCCGAAGGAAGAAGAGCCCAGCAACTTTGTTCCGGATGGGTCTTATGCTCCGAACGATCTGAGCTGGTATGCGAATATTCCGGTGCCTACCAGTTACATGATCGTCGGCTCTCGGGGGGACTTCTTCGGTGGCTACGACCATAAGCATCATGCGGGCACGGTGGCTATCTCGAACCATCACATTGCCCCTGGCAAGAAACAGTGGACGTGGGGCAATCACGATTTTGGCTATGCGTGGGACCGAAGCCTTACCGACTCCGACGGGCCGTACGTTGAGTTGATGTCGGGCGTTTACACCGATAATCAGCCGGACTTTTCTTTCCTTGCTCCGGGCGAGACGAAGACCTTTAGCCAGTTCTGGTATCCCATCGGCGATATCGGCGTGCCGGATCTCGCGAATCTCGATGCGGCATTGCGGGTGGAGAGAATAGACGCAAGTGTGCGTGTGCATTTTCAGGTTACGAACGCGCGGCCGCAGAGCACGATCGTTGTGCGCCTTGAGGGTAAGGAGATCGGCCGCTGGCAGGGAGACCTGCAGGCGGAGGAGCCCTGGCACCACGAATTCTCGACAGGAACGGGTACAGGCTCTTTGCAGGTATTGCTGGAGCAGGGAGACGATGTCCTGTTACGGTATGTTCCCGCGGAGATCATTCCGGTGGAGTCGTGCGATGTTGCTACCGAACCTCCACTGCCGGAGGACGTTGCCAGCAACGACGAGCTCTTTCTGAACGGGCTTCACCTCGAGCAGTACCGCCATCCGACGCGGTCGCCCGAGACATATTGGATCGAGGCTATCCGCCGCGATGCCGGTGACAGCCGCTGCAACCACGCGCTTGGCCGCTGGCATCTGCGGCGGGGCGAGTTTGAAGAGGCGGAAAAGTATCTGCGTGCGTCGATTGCGCGGCTTACGCGGCGCAATCCGAATCCGTACGATGGCGAGCCTCACTACAACCTCGGCGTAACACTGCTTTATCGGCAGCGCACCGTCGAGGCTTACGAGGCCCTTTATAAGAGCACCTGGAATGCAGCCTGGCGTGGGCCTGGGTATCATCGCCTCGCTGAGATCGACTGCAGCCGCCATGAGTGGAAGACGGCACTGGAGCATCTCAACCGCTCACTGCGTGCGGAGGCTGACAACCTCAACGCGCGCAACCTGAAGGCTGTCGTGTTGAGTAGACTTGGCCGCAAAGAAGAGGCGGTTGCGCTTCTGGAAGAGACACGAGCGCTTGATCCGCTGGATATATTCAGCCGTCTTCTGGCGAAGAATGAAGTGCCTGCGGAGGGGCAACAGCGGCTCGACCTGGTGTTCGATTTAATGCGGGCAAGTCTCTTGGAGGAGGCCCTTGCGGTGTTGTCGGCTTCGCCTTCGAGCGTGAAGGATGGCACGGAAGCCTTGCTGCTCTATGCGCAGGCTGAGGTGCTGCAGCGCCTGGGGCGCAAGCAGGAGAGCCTGGAGATCTACCGGAAGGCTGCGGCGGCTGATTCGGACTATGTCTTCCCGAGCCGGCTGGAAGAGATGCTCCTGTTGCAGAACGCCATCCTTGCTAATCCGGAGGATGCACGGGCGCCGTACTATCTCGGCAACCTGCTCTACGATCGTCGCCGCTACCTGGAGGCGATTGCACTCTGGGAACGCGCGACGGAGCTGGATCCATCGTTCCCCACAGCATGGCGCAATCTTGGCTTTGGCTATTACAACGTGTTGCATGACCGCACGCGTGCGCTGAAGGCCTTTGAGAGTGCCCGCGCTCGCGCACCGCAGGACGCACGCATCCTCTATGAGGAGGACCAGTTACTCAAGCGCACGGGAGAATCGCTCGAACAGCGACTGTCACTCCTTGAAGCGCAGAGAGAGCTTGTAGAGAAGCGCGACGATCTGTCGGTTGAACTGGCTTCGCTGTACAACAGTACGGTGCAGCCTGAGAAGGCGCTGGCGATTCTGCTCTCGCGGCAGTTCCAGCCCTGGGAGGGCGGTGAGGGACTCGTGCTCTCACAGTACGTTCGCGCCTACATCCTGCTTGCTCAGCGCGCGCTGCACGCAGGCGATGCACAGGGTGCCCTGCAATCGTTGCAGGCTGCGTGGAATCCGCCGCATAGCCTGAGCGAAGCCAAGCACTTGCTCATGAATCTGAGCATGATCGACTACTGGCTCGGCGTGGCTTATGCCGAAGGTGGCGACCAGGAGAAAGCTGTCGCGCACTGGGAGCGTGCGGCCAATCAGAAGGGCGACTTCCAGCAGATGCAAGTGCAGTCCATCTCGGAGACGACTTACTGGAGTGCCATGGCTCTTCGGAAGCTCCATCGCGAGCAGGACGCAACGGCGCTCTTTCATCGGATCTTCGACTATGCCCGCTCGCTGGAAGGGCAGACGCCGAAGATCGACTACTTCGCGACTTCCTTACCTGCCATGCTGCTGTTCGACGAAGACCTGAAGGAGCGGCAGACGATTACGGCACGTTTCCTGAAGGCGCAGGCTATGCTGGGGCTGGGCGAAGAACAGAAGGCATTGAGTTTGCTCCAGCAGGTTCAGGAGCTGGACCGCAGCCACACAGGCGCTATCGATCTGGTAAAGACATTCACAAGGTGA
- a CDS encoding sugar porter family MFS transporter: MQGPMITGAQSASTPAERTTYVWGIAIVAALGGLLFGYDWVVIGGARQFYEQYFHLTSPALVGWANSCALVGCLIGSLAAGFFADRYGRRRVLLVSAVLFAVSSALTGWAYSFNSFIVWRILGGTAIGLSSNVSPLYIAEISPAAIRGRLVSLNQFAIVIGILLAQVVNWLIARPVPANLSADVLLHSWNVQYGWRWMFMAVVAPAIVFTIASLFIPESPRWLLTREREADAREVLQRIGGQLYASAEIESIERAIRAEADTEPSSWRELLRPSVRRIVLVGIGLAVLQQWTGINTLFNYAAEVYRSAGYGANDILLNIVITGAINLVFTVLAMLLVDRLGRRWMMLFGCVGIGVSHLLCAFAYRAGWRGSAVLVLTLSAIACYALTLAPVTWVLISEIFPNRVRSHGVSAAVSALWAASFALTYTFPILNRSLGTSGIFFCYGLICLLGCGLVAMFVPETKGRTLEQIEASVTGG; this comes from the coding sequence ATGCAGGGACCGATGATCACAGGGGCGCAGTCTGCCTCCACGCCCGCTGAACGCACGACCTACGTCTGGGGCATCGCGATCGTCGCTGCCCTGGGCGGATTGCTCTTCGGTTACGACTGGGTAGTCATTGGCGGCGCGCGGCAGTTCTACGAACAGTACTTTCACCTGACTTCACCGGCGCTGGTGGGCTGGGCAAATAGCTGTGCGTTGGTAGGCTGTCTGATCGGCTCACTGGCGGCGGGTTTCTTTGCCGACCGGTATGGGCGACGCCGCGTGCTGCTGGTTTCGGCGGTGCTGTTTGCCGTCTCCTCTGCGCTTACGGGGTGGGCCTACTCGTTCAACAGCTTTATCGTGTGGCGCATTCTTGGGGGCACGGCTATTGGGCTTAGCTCCAATGTTTCGCCGCTGTACATTGCGGAGATCAGCCCGGCTGCTATTCGCGGTCGCCTGGTCAGCCTGAACCAGTTCGCGATTGTCATCGGAATTCTGCTGGCACAGGTCGTCAACTGGCTGATCGCGAGGCCTGTGCCGGCCAATCTTTCCGCGGACGTTCTCCTGCATTCGTGGAATGTCCAGTATGGCTGGCGATGGATGTTTATGGCGGTTGTCGCTCCTGCCATCGTCTTCACGATTGCCTCTCTCTTCATCCCTGAGAGCCCTCGCTGGCTGTTGACGCGCGAGCGTGAGGCGGATGCTCGCGAAGTCCTTCAGCGTATTGGCGGGCAGCTCTACGCGAGCGCAGAAATTGAGAGCATCGAACGGGCGATCCGCGCCGAAGCCGATACGGAGCCTTCGTCGTGGCGAGAGCTATTGCGGCCTTCTGTTCGGCGTATCGTGCTTGTCGGTATTGGGTTGGCCGTGCTGCAGCAGTGGACGGGGATCAATACGCTCTTCAACTATGCGGCGGAGGTCTATCGCAGTGCCGGGTATGGGGCGAACGATATTCTTCTCAACATCGTGATTACCGGCGCGATCAACCTGGTGTTCACGGTGCTTGCCATGCTGCTGGTGGATCGTCTCGGCCGGCGCTGGATGATGCTCTTTGGTTGCGTCGGCATTGGAGTCTCGCACCTGCTCTGTGCCTTCGCTTATCGGGCTGGATGGCGGGGAAGCGCTGTGCTGGTGCTGACGCTCAGTGCGATTGCCTGCTATGCGTTGACGCTTGCGCCGGTGACGTGGGTGTTGATCTCTGAGATCTTTCCGAATCGGGTGCGCTCGCATGGAGTCTCCGCGGCTGTAAGTGCGCTCTGGGCGGCATCTTTTGCGCTGACGTATACCTTTCCAATCTTGAATCGGAGTCTTGGCACCAGCGGTATTTTCTTTTGCTACGGCTTGATCTGCCTGCTTGGATGCGGGTTGGTGGCGATGTTTGTTCCTGAGACGAAGGGGCGGACGTTGGAGCAGATTGAGGCGAGTGTTACGGGTGGTTAG
- a CDS encoding LacI family DNA-binding transcriptional regulator, whose product MQNGNAGIKDIAKALKISIGTVDRALHERPGVSAKTKARVLQMAEQLGYKPNLAAQALKLNRRLSIGAVLPKHISHFFDPLRAGIRAAAAAAVGMQVSLTFHEYPRLGVGDVEAIEKALRQHYDGIIFLPGDTRKFDPLIRKLSRSGTAMMCVGSDAPNTDRVGSVAAHAYVSGAIAAELLAHKLTHKANVAVFSGELFTLDHAEKLRGFAATLAVQAPHLTLLPALESHERPKEAYRQALTLMQSKDRPEGLYLSTANSMPVLRALDELGLLGKVQIVTTDLFQELVPLIEFGKVLATMYQRPYTQGKVAFESLLAYLKEENKPNPVIRLAPHVIFRSNLSLFSGLIIDTDEELETEFRSRKS is encoded by the coding sequence ATGCAAAACGGAAACGCCGGAATCAAGGATATTGCAAAGGCACTGAAGATCTCGATTGGCACGGTCGACCGGGCATTGCACGAACGGCCTGGTGTAAGCGCCAAGACGAAGGCGCGCGTGCTGCAGATGGCCGAGCAGCTCGGCTACAAGCCGAACCTCGCGGCGCAGGCGCTTAAGCTGAATCGCCGGCTGTCGATCGGCGCGGTTCTGCCGAAGCATATCTCGCACTTCTTCGATCCTCTGCGTGCCGGCATTCGTGCTGCCGCCGCCGCTGCTGTTGGAATGCAGGTGAGCCTTACGTTCCACGAGTATCCCCGGCTTGGCGTCGGAGATGTCGAAGCGATCGAGAAGGCTCTGCGGCAGCACTATGACGGGATTATTTTTCTGCCGGGCGATACCCGCAAGTTCGATCCGTTGATCCGAAAGCTCTCTCGCAGCGGAACGGCGATGATGTGCGTGGGGAGCGATGCTCCGAATACGGATCGGGTCGGCTCCGTGGCGGCCCACGCCTATGTCAGCGGCGCGATTGCGGCGGAGCTGCTGGCGCATAAACTTACACACAAGGCGAACGTGGCTGTCTTCAGCGGCGAGCTGTTCACGCTGGATCATGCCGAAAAGCTTCGGGGTTTTGCGGCGACGCTGGCGGTGCAGGCTCCTCATCTGACTCTGCTGCCCGCTCTCGAGAGCCACGAACGGCCTAAGGAGGCCTATCGTCAGGCGCTCACGCTCATGCAAAGCAAAGACCGGCCGGAGGGCCTTTACCTGAGCACCGCGAACAGCATGCCGGTATTGCGCGCCCTCGATGAACTCGGACTTCTGGGCAAGGTTCAGATCGTTACGACGGACCTCTTCCAGGAGCTGGTGCCGCTGATTGAGTTTGGGAAGGTGCTCGCGACGATGTACCAGCGGCCCTACACGCAGGGCAAGGTCGCCTTCGAGAGCCTGTTGGCTTACCTGAAGGAAGAGAACAAGCCGAATCCCGTGATCCGGCTTGCTCCTCATGTCATCTTTCGCAGCAACCTGTCGCTCTTCTCCGGTCTTATCATCGACACGGACGAAGAGCTTGAAACAGAGTTCAGGTCGCGCAAGAGTTAG
- a CDS encoding glycoside hydrolase family 97 protein — protein MKICSSLLVASVAFVLPSHSYSQTSPVTLSSPDQQLVMHFKTSPEKNSTNGSGKLVYSLEFHGKPVLADSALALELGDEPALGSDVRITGADSAKGVDDYTLQNQKTSKVHDAYNSLTLHVAEEGARHRTMDIEAHAYNGGIGFRYVLPEQGSEKEFHLKQEDTEFKLTTDATDWLLALPNYRSSYESEYVKLVTSALSNQGGVSSNFLIGLPLLMHEPGTAWLALMEADIEGNSSMYVTNPSGNWAGHWFVSKLAPRADQPEYAVVGTLPHHSAWRVLLVADDPGRLVESTIQYDLNPASRVQDTSWIKGGKASWNWWVNDVDQNNKPSFTTENMKHYVDFAAQSGFPYMMLDAGWSGRDLSHLNGKVDVPELVRYAATKNVKVWIWCYSEAVKNQMKEAFPVFEKWGVAGIKIDFINRDDQEGVQFYYDTAREAAEHHLMVDFHGTRTPWGLERTYPNVMSYEGVLGLENNKMGRRDSPVDRSVFPFTRLLVGPMDYTPGGFNNATEDGFLPQDTSPMVMGTRAQQLALYVIFQTPIQMVSDSPQMYAGQPAFQFIKDVPASWDSTHVLNGTPGEFVTIARQHGDEWYLGSMTNWTSRTLQVPLSFLPEGEFTAELYEDGADANTNPKHVVIRKQTVRRGQTLTLKLAEGGGCAIRFLPLRKLR, from the coding sequence GTGAAGATTTGCAGCTCTTTGCTCGTCGCCAGCGTGGCTTTCGTCCTTCCCTCCCACTCGTACAGCCAGACATCGCCTGTGACTCTCTCTTCTCCAGATCAACAACTGGTGATGCACTTCAAAACGTCGCCGGAGAAGAACAGCACCAATGGCAGCGGGAAGCTGGTGTACTCCCTGGAGTTCCACGGCAAACCCGTGCTCGCCGATTCCGCGCTGGCCCTGGAGTTGGGGGACGAACCGGCACTGGGCTCCGACGTGCGCATCACGGGAGCTGACTCGGCAAAGGGAGTGGATGACTACACCCTGCAGAACCAGAAGACCAGCAAGGTGCACGATGCCTACAACAGCCTTACGCTGCATGTTGCCGAAGAAGGCGCCAGACATCGCACGATGGACATCGAGGCACACGCCTACAACGGCGGCATCGGGTTCCGCTATGTGCTGCCTGAGCAGGGCTCGGAGAAAGAGTTCCACCTGAAGCAGGAAGACACGGAGTTCAAGCTCACCACGGATGCGACGGACTGGCTGCTGGCTCTGCCGAACTATCGCAGCAGCTATGAGAGCGAGTATGTGAAGCTGGTGACCTCCGCGCTGAGCAACCAGGGTGGCGTTTCGAGCAACTTCCTGATCGGCCTGCCGCTGCTCATGCACGAACCCGGTACAGCCTGGCTGGCTCTCATGGAAGCCGACATTGAAGGCAACAGCTCGATGTACGTCACCAACCCCTCCGGAAACTGGGCTGGACATTGGTTCGTCTCCAAACTCGCTCCCCGCGCCGATCAACCGGAGTATGCAGTGGTGGGCACTCTTCCCCATCACTCTGCCTGGCGTGTGCTGCTGGTAGCCGACGATCCAGGCAGGCTGGTGGAATCGACTATTCAGTACGACCTCAATCCTGCCAGCCGCGTGCAGGACACCAGTTGGATCAAAGGCGGCAAGGCCTCCTGGAACTGGTGGGTGAACGATGTCGATCAAAACAACAAGCCTTCCTTTACAACTGAGAATATGAAGCATTACGTCGACTTTGCCGCGCAGTCTGGCTTTCCTTACATGATGCTGGATGCGGGCTGGTCAGGGCGTGACCTCTCCCATCTAAACGGAAAGGTCGATGTGCCGGAGCTAGTGCGCTACGCGGCAACGAAGAATGTGAAGGTCTGGATCTGGTGCTACTCCGAAGCGGTAAAGAACCAGATGAAAGAGGCCTTTCCCGTCTTTGAAAAATGGGGCGTAGCGGGGATCAAGATCGACTTCATCAACCGCGACGATCAGGAGGGCGTGCAGTTCTACTACGACACAGCACGAGAGGCCGCGGAGCACCATCTGATGGTGGACTTCCATGGCACGCGCACTCCGTGGGGCCTGGAGCGCACCTATCCCAACGTGATGAGCTACGAAGGCGTGCTGGGCCTCGAAAACAATAAGATGGGTCGTCGCGACAGCCCGGTGGACAGGTCCGTATTCCCCTTCACCCGCCTGCTCGTAGGCCCCATGGACTACACCCCCGGCGGCTTCAACAATGCAACGGAAGACGGCTTCCTCCCCCAGGACACCAGCCCCATGGTGATGGGCACGAGAGCGCAGCAGCTTGCGCTGTATGTCATCTTCCAGACCCCGATCCAGATGGTCTCCGACAGCCCGCAGATGTATGCAGGCCAGCCCGCCTTCCAGTTCATCAAAGACGTTCCTGCCTCATGGGACAGCACCCACGTGCTGAACGGAACGCCGGGCGAGTTCGTCACGATCGCACGCCAGCACGGAGATGAGTGGTACCTGGGCAGCATGACGAACTGGACCTCGCGCACGCTGCAGGTCCCTCTCAGCTTTCTTCCGGAGGGGGAATTTACGGCAGAGCTGTATGAAGACGGTGCGGACGCCAATACAAATCCGAAGCACGTCGTGATTCGCAAACAGACCGTGCGCAGAGGCCAGACGCTCACCCTCAAGCTTGCCGAGGGAGGCGGATGCGCGATTCGTTTCCTGCCGCTCAGGAAATTGCGGTAA